The following are encoded together in the Oncorhynchus nerka isolate Pitt River linkage group LG23, Oner_Uvic_2.0, whole genome shotgun sequence genome:
- the si:ch211-194k22.8 gene encoding uncharacterized protein si:ch211-194k22.8 isoform X3: MRRKSKAKRVLDYESEEDEDGAQKGDAFEQGSPNLYHLRDSNSNTEESEFLQSYSKMKLIPMVICMQREMESLKDQIQCLTACGELSRNLKALIEKTQRWLNEDSKTSVQASRPSLTVGLVSGDAMTPDLLACPTGMNGQWEKQGALPQKLHRHHTDGLFTEFITPELLERCNTGTTAQKLTNDLLRGLYERDCLASHSISGLVYHKRSQTKPALPTEEVQAILRTVQYFFPGKTDVEIKGYIRQKLQNEAKRLRKKPPLLGNMDSSFDLPCPRTYC; this comes from the exons ATGAGAAGGAAATCAAAGGCGAAACGAGTCCTTGACTACGAAAGTGAAGAAGATGAAGACGGGGCTCAAAAAGGAGAT GCTTTTGAGCAGGGCAGTCCTAACTTGTATCACCTGAGGGACAGCAATTCCAATACAGAG GAGTCAGAGTTTCTGCAGTCATACTCAAAGATGAAACTCATTCCTATGGTGATTTGCATGCAAAGAGAGATGGAAAGCTTGAAAGACCAAATTCAGTGCCTTACAG CTTGTGGAGAGCTGTCCAGAAACCTCAAAGCCCTGATAGAAAAGACCCAGAGGTGGTTGAATGAGGACAGCAAGACATCTGTCCAAGCGTCACGTCCTAGCCTAACTGTAGGACTTGTCAGTGGAGATGCCATGACCCCAGATTTACTGGCCTGCCCAACTGGGATGAATGGGCAGTGGGAGAAACAGGGGGCCTTACCCCAGAAACTACACAGGCACCATACGGATGGACTCTTCACCGAG TTCATTACCCCAGAGTTGTTGGAACGGTGCAACACTGGCACTACAGCTCAGAAACTGACCAATGACCTGTTGCGAGGGCTGTATGAGAGGGACTGCCTAGCATCCCACTCCATCTCAGGGCTGGTGTACCACAAGAGGTCTCAGACCAAACCTGCTCTCCCTACTGAGGAGGTCCAGGCCATACTGA GGACAGTTCAGTATTTTTTTCCTGGAAAGACAGATGTGGAAATTAAAGGATACATCCGGCAGAAACTGCAGAACGAGGCGAAGAGGCTGAGGAAGAAGCCTCCACTGTTGGGTAATATGGATTCCAGCTTTGACCTCCCCTGTCCCAGAACGTATTGTTAA
- the pnpo gene encoding pyridoxine-5'-phosphate oxidase, whose translation MDLSDMRKKYKGDEECFEENHLVSLDPIKQFGDWFDQATKCPEIGEPNAMCIATSTRDGRPSARMVLLKGYSEEGFRFFTNYESRKGGELESNPYACLCFYWEPINRQVRIEGNVERIPYQSSCDYFHSRPKSSQIGAVVSRQSTAVPDRNYLRQKNAELKEKYKDTDVPMPDYWGGYIVKPYLIEFWQGQTNRLHDRIVFTRLKNGERVLEEYEHNAEAGWVYQRLSP comes from the exons ATGGATCTCAGTGACATGCGAAAAAAATACAAAGGAGACGAAGAG TGCTTTGAAGAgaatcatcttgtttctctggaCCCCATCAAGCAGTTTGGAGATTGGTTTGATCAAGCCACAAAGTGTCCTGAAATCGGAGAGCCCAATGCAATGTGCATCGCCACATCCACCAG AGATGGACGTCCATCTGCTCGAATGGTCTTGTTAAAAGGCTACAGTGAAGAAGGCTTCCGGTTCTTTACCAACTACGAGAGCCGGAAAGGTGGTGAGCTG GAGAGCAACCCTTATGCATGTCTGTGCTTTTACTGGGAGCCTATCAACAGGCAG gtccgTATCGAGGGCAACGTGGAGAGAATCCCCTACCAGAGCTCCTGTGACTACTTCCACTCCCGGCCCAAGAGTAGCCAGATCGGGGCCGTTGTGAGCAGACAAAGCACTGCAGTCCCTGACAGAAAT TACCTGAGACAGAAAAATGCAGAGCTGAAGGAAAAGTACAAGGACACAGATGTCCCCATGCCCGACTACTG GGGAGGCTATATCGTCAAGCCTTACTTGATAGAGTTCTGGCAGGGTCAGACCAACAGGCTACATGACCGCATCGTCTTCACGAGGCTGAAAAATGGAGAGCGTGTTCTAGAAGAGTATGAACATAATGCTGAGGCGGGCTGGGTCTACCAGAGGCTATCCCCATGA
- the LOC115106473 gene encoding proline-rich protein 15-like protein B produces the protein MADPSWWKLTFSPTKSEAKVPYEIPQEYGNNDKEHHNSPQLPTDPMDNQFSARLEKIVDKSATKGRHVKVSHSGRFKEKKKIRATLAENPMLFSEHSLRDENHRAEK, from the coding sequence ATGGCTGACCCTAGCTGGTGGAAGCTGACCTTTTCACCTACGAAGTCTGAGGCAAAGGTTCCGTACGAGATCCCTCAAGAGTATGGTAATAATGATAAGGAACATCACAACAGCCCTCAGCTCCCCACAGACCCAATGGACAACCAATTCAGTGCCAGACTGGAGAAGATAGTGGATAAGTCGGCCACTAAAGGTCGCCATGTTAAGGTGTCCCACTCTGGTCGCTtcaaggagaagaagaagatccGTGCCACACTGGCTGAGAACCCCATGCTGTTCTCTGAACACAGTCTCAGGGATGAGAACCACAGGGCAGAGAAATAG
- the si:ch211-194k22.8 gene encoding uncharacterized protein si:ch211-194k22.8 isoform X1 produces the protein MRRKSKAKRVLDYESEEDEDGAQKGDVSFHGAQKRRKQMHLDKETVEENSLSSAGFQKWIRAFEQGSPNLYHLRDSNSNTEESEFLQSYSKMKLIPMVICMQREMESLKDQIQCLTACGELSRNLKALIEKTQRWLNEDSKTSVQASRPSLTVGLVSGDAMTPDLLACPTGMNGQWEKQGALPQKLHRHHTDGLFTEFITPELLERCNTGTTAQKLTNDLLRGLYERDCLASHSISGLVYHKRSQTKPALPTEEVQAILRTVQYFFPGKTDVEIKGYIRQKLQNEAKRLRKKPPLLGNMDSSFDLPCPRTYC, from the exons ATGAGAAGGAAATCAAAGGCGAAACGAGTCCTTGACTACGAAAGTGAAGAAGATGAAGACGGGGCTCAAAAAGGAGATGTAAGCTTT CATGGGGCGCAGAAAAGAAGAAAACAGATGCATCTTGATAAAGAGACAGTCGAAGAAAATTCTTTATCCTCAGCCGGCTTCCAGAAGTGGATACGG GCTTTTGAGCAGGGCAGTCCTAACTTGTATCACCTGAGGGACAGCAATTCCAATACAGAG GAGTCAGAGTTTCTGCAGTCATACTCAAAGATGAAACTCATTCCTATGGTGATTTGCATGCAAAGAGAGATGGAAAGCTTGAAAGACCAAATTCAGTGCCTTACAG CTTGTGGAGAGCTGTCCAGAAACCTCAAAGCCCTGATAGAAAAGACCCAGAGGTGGTTGAATGAGGACAGCAAGACATCTGTCCAAGCGTCACGTCCTAGCCTAACTGTAGGACTTGTCAGTGGAGATGCCATGACCCCAGATTTACTGGCCTGCCCAACTGGGATGAATGGGCAGTGGGAGAAACAGGGGGCCTTACCCCAGAAACTACACAGGCACCATACGGATGGACTCTTCACCGAG TTCATTACCCCAGAGTTGTTGGAACGGTGCAACACTGGCACTACAGCTCAGAAACTGACCAATGACCTGTTGCGAGGGCTGTATGAGAGGGACTGCCTAGCATCCCACTCCATCTCAGGGCTGGTGTACCACAAGAGGTCTCAGACCAAACCTGCTCTCCCTACTGAGGAGGTCCAGGCCATACTGA GGACAGTTCAGTATTTTTTTCCTGGAAAGACAGATGTGGAAATTAAAGGATACATCCGGCAGAAACTGCAGAACGAGGCGAAGAGGCTGAGGAAGAAGCCTCCACTGTTGGGTAATATGGATTCCAGCTTTGACCTCCCCTGTCCCAGAACGTATTGTTAA
- the si:ch211-194k22.8 gene encoding uncharacterized protein si:ch211-194k22.8 isoform X2 codes for MRRKSKAKRVLDYESEEDEDGAQKGDHGAQKRRKQMHLDKETVEENSLSSAGFQKWIRAFEQGSPNLYHLRDSNSNTEESEFLQSYSKMKLIPMVICMQREMESLKDQIQCLTACGELSRNLKALIEKTQRWLNEDSKTSVQASRPSLTVGLVSGDAMTPDLLACPTGMNGQWEKQGALPQKLHRHHTDGLFTEFITPELLERCNTGTTAQKLTNDLLRGLYERDCLASHSISGLVYHKRSQTKPALPTEEVQAILRTVQYFFPGKTDVEIKGYIRQKLQNEAKRLRKKPPLLGNMDSSFDLPCPRTYC; via the exons ATGAGAAGGAAATCAAAGGCGAAACGAGTCCTTGACTACGAAAGTGAAGAAGATGAAGACGGGGCTCAAAAAGGAGAT CATGGGGCGCAGAAAAGAAGAAAACAGATGCATCTTGATAAAGAGACAGTCGAAGAAAATTCTTTATCCTCAGCCGGCTTCCAGAAGTGGATACGG GCTTTTGAGCAGGGCAGTCCTAACTTGTATCACCTGAGGGACAGCAATTCCAATACAGAG GAGTCAGAGTTTCTGCAGTCATACTCAAAGATGAAACTCATTCCTATGGTGATTTGCATGCAAAGAGAGATGGAAAGCTTGAAAGACCAAATTCAGTGCCTTACAG CTTGTGGAGAGCTGTCCAGAAACCTCAAAGCCCTGATAGAAAAGACCCAGAGGTGGTTGAATGAGGACAGCAAGACATCTGTCCAAGCGTCACGTCCTAGCCTAACTGTAGGACTTGTCAGTGGAGATGCCATGACCCCAGATTTACTGGCCTGCCCAACTGGGATGAATGGGCAGTGGGAGAAACAGGGGGCCTTACCCCAGAAACTACACAGGCACCATACGGATGGACTCTTCACCGAG TTCATTACCCCAGAGTTGTTGGAACGGTGCAACACTGGCACTACAGCTCAGAAACTGACCAATGACCTGTTGCGAGGGCTGTATGAGAGGGACTGCCTAGCATCCCACTCCATCTCAGGGCTGGTGTACCACAAGAGGTCTCAGACCAAACCTGCTCTCCCTACTGAGGAGGTCCAGGCCATACTGA GGACAGTTCAGTATTTTTTTCCTGGAAAGACAGATGTGGAAATTAAAGGATACATCCGGCAGAAACTGCAGAACGAGGCGAAGAGGCTGAGGAAGAAGCCTCCACTGTTGGGTAATATGGATTCCAGCTTTGACCTCCCCTGTCCCAGAACGTATTGTTAA
- the cdk5rap3 gene encoding CDK5 regulatory subunit-associated protein 3: protein MENLQNLPIDIQTSKLLDWLVDRRHCSLKWQSAVMSIREKINAAMQDMPENEEIKELLSGSYIHYFHCLRIVDILRGTEASSKNIFGRYSSQRMKDWQEIVSLYEADNVYLAEVASLLSRTVSYEGPALRKQVAKAQQLQQELIRRETECQSSAADLRERFYAGCKQYGIMGENVARELQALVKDLPTTLVEVGRDTAKLEEQIQLYTAFTNFLCDWDEPVLPMLTFAQKRGNPTFYEWRTGKAPAVIERPVMEEAPPDTVTEETIDWGDLGCGTGAEGTQDVITVEDGGVDWGISLEPGSEGTDAGVIDWGESETPIEIEILDMGTDCPEGVARGEDALSILETPQTRSQYIDELMELEVFLTQRQSEMGEEGNVVAMCQFQLAPSIIQGQTCQRIQEMLAEVRHLLERLTNLRMQHLFMIQASPRYVERVSEVLRQKLKQADILVLKRATLAEKRQEALEEQATLEPRIDLLAQRTHQLHKLIEADISKRYNNRPVNLMGVNV, encoded by the exons ATGGAG AATCTTCAAAATCTTCCTATTGACATACAGACTAGTAAGCTTTTAG ACTGGCTGGTGGACCGACGACACTGCAGTCTGAAATGGCAGAGTGCTGTAATGAGCATCCGGGAGAAGATCAACGCTGCGATGCAGGACATGCCAGAGAACGAGGAGATCAAGGAGCTTCTCTCAGGGTCCT ACATCCACTACTTCCACTGCTTGAGGATAGTGGACATCCTGAGGGGGACTGAGGCCTCTTCCAAAAACATATTTGGCAGATACTCCTCTCAGAGGATGAAG GACTGGCAAGAAATAGTGTCCCTCTATGAGGCAGACAATGTTTACTTGG CGGAGGTGGCCAGCTTGTTGAGCCGCACTGTGAGCTATGAGGGTCCGGCCCTGAGGAAGCAGGTAGCCAAGGCCCAGCAGCTTCAGCAGGAGTTGATCCGGAGAGAGACTGAGTGCCAAAGCTCTGCCGCGGACCTGAGGGAGCGCTTCTACGCAGGCTGCAAGCAGTACGGCATCATG GGGGAAAATGTGGCTCGGGAACTGCAGGCTCTGGTGAAGGATCTACCAACGACTCTTGTGGAAGTGGGGAGGGACACAGCCAAGCTAGAGGAGCAAATCCAACTTTACACAGCCTTCACAAACTTTCTCTGTGACTG GGATGAGCCAGTGCTGCCCATGCTGACTTTCGCCCAAAAGAGAGGTAACCCCACGTTCTATGAGTGGCGAACTGGAAAAGCACCAGCGGTCATCGAGAGGCCTGTAATGGAGGAGGCGCCCCCTGATACGGTCACAGAGGAAACG ATTGACTGGGGTGACCTGGGGTGTGGGACAGGGGCAGAAGGGACACAAGATGTGATCAcggtggaggatggaggagtggaCTGGGGCATCAGCCTGGAGCCTGGCTCTGAG GGCACAGATGCAGGTGTCATTGATTGGGGAGAGAGTGAAACCCCTATAGAAATTGAGATCTTAGATATGGGCACGGACT GTCCTGAGGGTGTGGCCAGGGGGGAGGATGCTCTGTCAATATTGGAGACCCCACAGACCCGCAGCCAGTACATCGACGAGCTGATGGAG TTGGAGGTATTCCTGACCCAGCGGCAGAGTGAGATGGGAGAAGAGGGCAATGTGGTGGCCATGTGTCAGTTCCAGCTGGCCCCCTCCATCATCCAGGGGCAGACCTGCCAGCGCATCCAGGAGATGCTGGCTGAGGTGCGCCACCTGCTGGAACGGCTGACCAACCTACGGATGCAGCACCTCTTCATGATCCAGGCCTCGCCACG GTACGTGGAGCGTGTCTCGGAGGTCCTGAGGCAGAAGCTGAAGCAGGCAGACATCCTCGTGCTGAAGCGGGCCACACTGGCCGAGAAGAGACAGGAAGCTCTGGAAGAGCAGGCCACCCTGGAGCCCCGCATCGACCTCCTGGCTCAGCGCACCCACCAACTCCACAAACTG ATCGAAGCGGACATTTCAAAACGCTACAACAACCGGCCTGTCAACCTAATGGGAGTCAATGTGTAG